The proteins below are encoded in one region of uncultured Eubacteriales bacterium:
- a CDS encoding hypothetical protein (Evidence 5 : No homology to any previously reported sequences), translating into MGSGLGFKVFALVMGNSCMKNTLLFSFGC; encoded by the coding sequence TTGGGGTCCGGCTTGGGTTTCAAGGTCTTCGCCTTGGTGATGGGAAATTCCTGCATGAAAAACACCCTCCTCTTTTCATTCGGTTGCTAG
- the ilvK gene encoding Branched-chain-amino-acid aminotransferase 2, translated as MQEFPITKAKTLKPKPDPKTLVFGRSFTDYMFLMNYDEGQGWHSGRIVPYGPLPLEPSAMVFHYAQEVFEGMKAYRTPDGGVQLFRPMDNVRRLNTSCERLCIPQLPENVALAGIQALVKQEADWVPSEPDTSLYIRPFVIATDAGLGVHASHSYLFCVICCPVGAYYKEGLNPVRIYVESEDVRAVQGGTGYTKCGGNYAASIRAGARAEDKGYAQVLWLDGVHRKYIEEVGSMNVMFKLDGKIVTPALTGSVLPGITRRSCLELLRDWGYAVEERLISAQELFDAADAGKLEEAWGTGTAAVISPIGEMGWEARNVQVCGGAIGSLTQKLYNTLTGIQWGTEPDPYGWTVKMV; from the coding sequence ATGCAGGAATTTCCCATCACCAAGGCGAAGACCTTGAAACCCAAGCCGGACCCCAAAACGCTGGTCTTCGGCAGAAGCTTTACCGACTATATGTTCCTCATGAACTACGACGAGGGCCAGGGCTGGCACTCAGGGCGCATTGTGCCCTATGGTCCCCTTCCCCTGGAGCCCTCCGCCATGGTCTTCCACTACGCGCAGGAGGTCTTTGAGGGCATGAAGGCCTACCGCACCCCTGACGGCGGCGTGCAGCTCTTCCGCCCCATGGACAATGTGCGCCGCCTCAACACCTCCTGTGAGCGGCTATGCATCCCCCAGTTGCCCGAGAACGTGGCCCTGGCGGGCATCCAGGCCCTGGTGAAGCAGGAGGCCGACTGGGTGCCCAGCGAGCCGGACACCAGCCTCTATATCCGCCCCTTCGTCATCGCCACGGATGCGGGTCTGGGGGTACACGCATCCCACAGCTACCTCTTCTGCGTCATCTGCTGCCCGGTGGGAGCCTACTACAAGGAGGGCCTGAACCCGGTGCGCATCTACGTGGAGAGCGAGGATGTCCGCGCCGTTCAGGGCGGCACGGGGTACACCAAGTGCGGAGGGAACTATGCCGCCTCCATCCGGGCCGGGGCGCGGGCCGAAGACAAGGGATACGCCCAGGTCCTGTGGCTGGACGGGGTGCACCGCAAATATATCGAAGAGGTCGGCTCCATGAACGTAATGTTCAAGCTGGACGGGAAAATCGTCACCCCCGCCCTCACCGGCTCGGTGCTGCCCGGCATCACGCGCCGCTCCTGCCTGGAGCTGCTGCGGGACTGGGGGTACGCAGTGGAGGAGCGGCTCATCTCCGCTCAGGAGCTCTTCGATGCCGCCGACGCGGGCAAGTTGGAGGAGGCATGGGGTACAGGAACCGCCGCTGTCATCTCCCCCATCGGGGAGATGGGCTGGGAGGCCCGAAATGTCCAAGTCTGCGGCGGGGCCATTGGCAGCCTGACCCAGAAACTTTACAACACCCTCACCGGTATACAGTGGGGCACCGAGCCCGATCCGTATGGGTGGACCGTGAAGATGGTATAA
- the yhfE gene encoding putative aminopeptidase YhfE (Evidence 3 : Function proposed based on presence of conserved amino acid motif, structural feature or limited homology) → MDVTSCKQSLMEAAARLLSTDSPSGFTGSAANFVEEYARGLGYEVTRNNKGNITVEVPGREDCAPVGLCAHIDTLGLMVRSITAEGHLMITRIGGPILPTLDGEYCKVYTRDGRVYTGTILSLSPAAHVFDDAATRTRDELNLAVRIDEVVKSKEDVEALGIMAGDFVCFDPKTVVTPSGFLKSRFIDDKGSAACMLALLKLMKDSGETPRRPAEFIFSVHEEVGHGGATIPAGLDELLIVDMGCVGLDLTCTEYQVSICAKDGNGPYDYGMTTRLVDLAKANGVDFAVDIYPHYASDAGVAWHAGHDVRAALIGPGVHASHGMERTHWEGMKNTIQLMALYLECK, encoded by the coding sequence ATGGACGTGACAAGCTGCAAGCAGAGTTTGATGGAGGCAGCGGCGAGGCTCCTGAGTACCGACAGCCCCAGCGGGTTTACCGGCAGCGCCGCAAATTTCGTGGAGGAGTACGCACGGGGCCTGGGGTATGAGGTAACGCGCAACAACAAGGGAAATATCACGGTGGAGGTGCCGGGCCGGGAGGACTGCGCTCCCGTGGGCCTCTGCGCCCATATCGACACACTGGGCCTGATGGTCCGCTCCATTACTGCCGAAGGCCACCTGATGATTACCCGTATCGGCGGACCAATACTCCCCACCCTGGACGGCGAGTATTGCAAGGTCTATACGAGGGATGGGCGGGTCTACACCGGTACTATTCTCTCCCTCTCCCCAGCCGCCCACGTCTTTGACGACGCGGCCACCCGTACCCGGGACGAGCTGAATCTGGCTGTCCGCATCGACGAAGTGGTAAAGAGCAAGGAGGACGTGGAGGCGCTGGGTATTATGGCCGGGGATTTTGTCTGTTTCGACCCCAAGACGGTGGTGACCCCCAGCGGTTTCCTGAAGTCCCGTTTCATCGACGACAAAGGCAGCGCAGCCTGTATGCTGGCACTCTTAAAGCTGATGAAGGACTCCGGCGAGACGCCCCGCCGCCCCGCCGAATTCATCTTCAGCGTCCACGAGGAGGTGGGCCACGGCGGGGCCACCATCCCCGCGGGGCTGGACGAGCTCCTGATTGTGGACATGGGTTGCGTAGGCCTTGATCTCACCTGTACCGAGTATCAGGTCTCCATCTGCGCAAAGGACGGCAACGGCCCCTATGACTACGGCATGACCACTCGACTGGTGGACCTGGCAAAGGCGAACGGCGTGGACTTCGCCGTAGACATCTATCCCCACTATGCCTCCGACGCAGGAGTGGCATGGCACGCCGGGCACGACGTCCGCGCTGCCCTCATCGGCCCCGGCGTCCACGCCTCCCACGGCATGGAGCGCACGCATTGGGAGGGGATGAAAAACACCATCCAATTGATGGCACTGTATTTGGAATGTAAATAA
- a CDS encoding conserved hypothetical protein (Evidence 4 : Homologs of previously reported genes of unknown function): MSEEKTNVMRILDQKRIPYVPHSYPYDGGPVDGLTVAETLGADPEAAFKTLVTRGAGGQFYVFVVPVLLELDLKAAAKAAGEKSIEMIRQAELLPLTGYVHGGCSPVGMKKLFNTFIDESAQALNTMMVSAGKLGFQVELAPTALASLVRARFAPISK; this comes from the coding sequence ATGTCCGAGGAAAAAACCAACGTAATGCGTATTTTAGACCAGAAGAGGATCCCCTATGTCCCCCACTCCTACCCCTACGACGGCGGGCCGGTGGACGGCTTGACAGTAGCGGAGACCCTGGGGGCAGACCCGGAGGCGGCTTTCAAAACTCTGGTGACCCGTGGGGCGGGGGGGCAGTTTTACGTCTTTGTGGTACCCGTTCTCCTGGAGCTGGATCTGAAGGCGGCGGCAAAAGCCGCTGGGGAGAAGTCCATTGAGATGATCCGCCAGGCGGAGCTCCTCCCTCTGACAGGGTACGTCCATGGCGGCTGCTCTCCAGTGGGAATGAAAAAACTTTTCAATACTTTCATCGACGAGAGCGCACAAGCGCTGAACACAATGATGGTAAGTGCCGGAAAGCTGGGTTTCCAGGTGGAGTTGGCTCCAACCGCGCTTGCAAGCCTCGTGCGGGCCCGATTCGCCCCCATCTCGAAGTAG
- a CDS encoding Transcriptional regulator, LacI family, which produces MLTIKKIAELAGVSRGTVDRVLNGRPGVKPETEAQIRTIMEERGYRPNVAGKMLAARKRRLRLAFLVVHGPDFAFFADVLHAARDKAGELRELGVEVDFYLIRQLDNAYLERTLREVEESDPDGVAALPLSAPPYRAFLERLRARRVPTVFFNIDEPAVPRIAYVGCDYVRSGRVAAGLCALCTGGTGEVGVATYDDFSDVSFSSRMQGFTEELRTHAPGLLLADRGAPAVFRTGDFSSVYDLLHRHPGLAALYIVNLGDFSICRAVRKAAPPGLVVLTNDLIPAQREMLDDGTISATVSQRPDLQGAQPLQILYDFLIFGDAPPGGAVYTDLDIHIPQNI; this is translated from the coding sequence ATGCTTACCATAAAGAAGATCGCCGAGCTGGCGGGGGTGTCCCGGGGGACGGTGGACCGGGTGCTCAACGGCAGACCGGGAGTAAAGCCGGAGACCGAGGCGCAGATTCGTACCATCATGGAGGAGCGGGGCTACCGCCCCAATGTGGCGGGGAAGATGCTTGCCGCCCGGAAGAGAAGGCTGCGTCTGGCGTTCCTTGTCGTCCACGGGCCGGACTTCGCTTTTTTTGCCGACGTGCTCCATGCCGCCCGGGACAAGGCGGGGGAGCTGCGGGAGCTGGGCGTGGAGGTTGACTTCTATCTCATCCGCCAGTTGGACAACGCTTACCTGGAGCGCACCCTCCGCGAGGTGGAGGAGAGCGATCCGGACGGCGTGGCCGCCCTCCCACTGTCCGCGCCGCCTTACCGGGCCTTCCTGGAGCGGCTGCGCGCCAGGCGGGTGCCCACGGTCTTTTTTAACATCGACGAGCCCGCCGTCCCCCGCATTGCCTATGTGGGGTGCGACTACGTCCGGTCCGGCCGGGTGGCTGCGGGGCTGTGCGCCCTGTGTACCGGTGGGACGGGGGAGGTGGGCGTTGCCACCTATGACGACTTTAGCGACGTCAGTTTTTCCTCTCGGATGCAGGGCTTTACGGAGGAACTGCGAACCCACGCCCCCGGCCTGCTCTTGGCCGACCGGGGTGCGCCCGCAGTCTTTCGCACGGGAGACTTCTCTTCTGTTTATGACTTGCTGCACCGCCACCCCGGGCTCGCCGCCCTCTATATCGTTAATCTGGGGGACTTCAGTATCTGCCGTGCTGTCCGCAAGGCCGCACCGCCGGGGCTGGTGGTCCTTACCAACGACCTCATCCCCGCCCAGCGGGAGATGCTGGATGACGGGACCATCTCGGCCACAGTCTCCCAGCGCCCCGACCTCCAGGGGGCACAGCCTCTCCAGATTTTATACGACTTCCTGATCTTTGGCGATGCCCCACCGGGCGGCGCGGTCTATACCGACCTGGACATCCATATCCCGCAGAACATATAG
- a CDS encoding conserved membrane hypothetical protein (Evidence 4 : Homologs of previously reported genes of unknown function), which yields MLTTLTIRKEVHHFMSTVNDQKGAKGVWNRFKEKHPTLAQFLVFFILSNGITVLQLVLMPALKAVFMQTALVNTPFQVLPVGHNIDGSQYFVFNYAAGPVDAAGLGGGLAYFLAVQITLAIAQVINFFLQRNVTFKSNGSIAKAAFWYVLAYIVITLVAGALQGLYKAPIYSFLMGHLGGAGQTLADVVTMVINSAISFWVFFPIFKVIFKDKEG from the coding sequence ATGCTCACCACACTCACTATCCGCAAGGAGGTTCACCATTTTATGAGTACAGTCAACGACCAGAAGGGCGCCAAGGGCGTCTGGAACCGTTTCAAGGAGAAACACCCTACCCTTGCCCAGTTCCTCGTCTTCTTTATCCTCTCCAATGGCATCACCGTCCTCCAGTTGGTTCTCATGCCAGCTCTTAAAGCCGTCTTCATGCAGACGGCCCTGGTCAACACCCCCTTCCAGGTTCTCCCCGTGGGCCATAACATAGACGGCAGCCAGTACTTCGTCTTCAACTACGCCGCCGGGCCGGTGGACGCAGCCGGGCTGGGTGGGGGACTCGCCTACTTCCTTGCGGTGCAGATCACTTTGGCCATCGCCCAGGTCATCAACTTCTTCCTCCAGCGCAACGTGACCTTCAAGTCTAACGGCAGCATAGCCAAGGCCGCATTCTGGTACGTCCTCGCCTACATCGTCATCACGCTGGTGGCCGGGGCCCTCCAGGGCCTCTACAAGGCCCCCATCTACTCCTTCCTCATGGGACATCTGGGCGGCGCGGGGCAGACCCTTGCCGATGTGGTCACCATGGTCATCAACAGCGCCATCTCCTTCTGGGTCTTTTTCCCTATCTTTAAGGTCATCTTCAAGGATAAGGAAGGCTAG
- the bglB gene encoding Thermostable beta-glucosidase B yields MADLKHRDLIGAMTLEEKASLLSGKGNFTTKEIERLGLSGMYLSDGPHGLRKQAGAADHLGLNASVPATCYPTAATVANAWDVALGEELGKHLGTECVAQRVNMLLGPGLNMKRSPLCGRAFEYFSEDPYLAGKLAAAYIRGIQSKGVSACPKHFAANSQETLRMSSDSVVDERTLQEIYLTGFEIAVKEGRPKAIMSSYNKINGVYANENKKLLRDILVDEWGFDGVVVSDWGGSNDHVSGVEAGSHLEMPAPGAYSDCEVVAAVRKGRLSEETVDQRVDEYLNVLFATAIQSGAPTEFDEAAHHAFAARAAEASIVLLKNEDCLLPLSSERRVSVIGDFAFTPRYQGAGSSMVNPTRLDVPLDCLKAEGVNVMGHAQGFRRDGAADAALLAEAVALAKEVDVVLLYLGLAEVREVEGMDREHMALAQNQAELVAAVAAVNPNVAVVLSCGSAVELPWADSCKAIVHGYLGGQAGAAAMARILTGKVNPSGKLAETYALRYEDTPARKYFPGAERTAEYREGPFIGYRYYDTAQVPVRFPFGFGLSYTTFAYSDITASDKAVSFTLTNTGARAGAEVAQVYVGKKSSALFRPAKELKGFVKVFLEAGESRTVTVPLDDKAFRAFNVKSGKWEVEGGSYEIYVAAAVNDVKLTAAVAVAGALSALPYDSAALPSYYSGRVSDVGDREFETLLGHPIPAARWDRTRPLERNDTISQLCYAKNPIARFVYGRIAAMKNKSEAAGKPDLNILSIYNMPFRGIAKLMGPMVNMEMVDAILFIVNGHFFRGVGRLFGAWWRKGRQDKETAQILADAGK; encoded by the coding sequence TTGGCTGACTTAAAGCATCGGGACCTGATCGGCGCAATGACACTGGAGGAAAAGGCCTCGCTCTTATCGGGCAAGGGAAACTTTACCACCAAGGAGATTGAGCGGCTGGGCCTTTCGGGGATGTACCTGTCGGACGGCCCCCATGGGCTGCGCAAGCAGGCGGGGGCGGCGGATCACCTTGGCCTCAACGCCAGCGTGCCCGCCACCTGCTACCCCACCGCTGCCACCGTGGCCAACGCTTGGGACGTCGCCCTGGGGGAGGAACTGGGCAAGCACCTGGGGACTGAGTGTGTAGCCCAGCGGGTGAATATGCTCCTGGGCCCCGGCCTCAACATGAAACGCTCCCCCCTGTGCGGCCGGGCCTTCGAGTACTTCTCGGAGGACCCCTACCTGGCGGGTAAGCTGGCGGCGGCCTACATCCGGGGTATCCAGTCCAAGGGAGTCTCCGCCTGCCCCAAGCATTTCGCGGCCAACAGCCAGGAGACCCTGCGCATGTCCAGCGACAGCGTGGTGGACGAGCGGACGTTGCAGGAGATATACCTCACCGGGTTCGAGATTGCCGTCAAGGAGGGCCGCCCCAAGGCCATCATGTCCTCGTACAATAAGATCAACGGCGTGTACGCAAACGAAAACAAAAAGCTCCTAAGGGATATTTTGGTGGACGAATGGGGGTTTGACGGCGTCGTCGTGTCCGACTGGGGCGGCTCCAACGACCACGTCTCCGGCGTGGAGGCGGGGAGCCACCTGGAGATGCCCGCCCCGGGCGCGTACAGTGACTGCGAGGTGGTCGCAGCCGTGCGGAAGGGCAGGCTCTCAGAGGAGACCGTGGACCAGCGGGTGGACGAGTACCTGAACGTCCTCTTCGCCACGGCCATCCAGTCAGGTGCCCCCACCGAGTTTGACGAGGCGGCCCACCACGCCTTTGCCGCTAGGGCGGCTGAGGCCTCCATCGTCCTCCTCAAAAATGAAGACTGCCTTCTCCCCCTCTCTTCCGAGAGAAGGGTTTCCGTGATCGGAGATTTCGCCTTCACGCCCCGATACCAGGGCGCGGGCTCCAGCATGGTCAACCCCACCAGGCTGGACGTCCCTCTGGACTGCCTGAAGGCCGAGGGGGTCAACGTGATGGGGCATGCACAGGGGTTCCGCCGGGACGGTGCGGCTGATGCCGCGCTCCTCGCCGAGGCCGTTGCCCTTGCCAAAGAGGTTGACGTTGTCCTCCTGTACTTAGGCCTTGCCGAAGTCCGCGAGGTCGAGGGCATGGACCGGGAGCACATGGCGCTGGCACAGAATCAGGCCGAGCTGGTAGCGGCGGTGGCCGCCGTCAACCCCAACGTCGCGGTGGTGCTCTCCTGCGGTTCGGCGGTGGAGCTGCCCTGGGCGGACTCCTGCAAGGCAATCGTCCATGGCTATCTGGGCGGCCAGGCCGGTGCGGCGGCCATGGCGCGCATCCTCACCGGGAAGGTAAATCCCTCCGGCAAGCTGGCGGAGACCTATGCCCTGCGGTATGAGGACACCCCTGCACGCAAGTACTTCCCCGGTGCGGAGCGCACCGCCGAGTACCGGGAGGGGCCCTTTATCGGGTACCGCTACTACGACACCGCCCAGGTGCCCGTCCGGTTCCCCTTTGGTTTCGGCCTGAGCTACACAACCTTTGCTTACTCTGACATTACCGCCAGCGATAAGGCGGTCTCCTTCACCCTCACCAACACCGGCGCGCGCGCGGGAGCTGAGGTGGCCCAGGTCTATGTGGGCAAGAAAAGCAGCGCGCTCTTCCGCCCGGCCAAGGAGCTCAAGGGATTCGTCAAGGTGTTCCTGGAGGCGGGCGAGAGCAGGACGGTCACAGTCCCCCTGGATGACAAGGCGTTTCGCGCCTTCAATGTGAAGAGCGGCAAATGGGAGGTCGAGGGCGGGAGCTATGAAATCTATGTCGCCGCCGCCGTCAACGACGTAAAGCTCACCGCCGCCGTGGCCGTGGCCGGTGCCCTGAGCGCGCTCCCCTACGACAGCGCCGCCCTGCCCAGCTACTATTCCGGCAGGGTGAGCGACGTGGGCGACAGGGAGTTCGAGACCCTGCTGGGCCATCCCATCCCGGCGGCCAGGTGGGACCGCACCCGGCCTCTGGAGCGAAATGACACCATCTCCCAGCTCTGCTACGCAAAAAACCCGATCGCCCGGTTCGTCTACGGGCGCATCGCCGCCATGAAGAACAAATCCGAGGCGGCGGGCAAGCCTGACCTGAACATCCTCTCTATCTATAACATGCCCTTCCGGGGCATTGCCAAGCTGATGGGCCCCATGGTGAATATGGAGATGGTGGACGCCATCCTGTTCATCGTCAACGGTCACTTTTTCCGCGGCGTGGGCCGCCTCTTCGGCGCTTGGTGGCGCAAGGGCAGGCAGGACAAGGAGACCGCCCAAATCTTAGCCGACGCCGGGAAATAA
- a CDS encoding conserved hypothetical protein (Evidence 4 : Homologs of previously reported genes of unknown function), translating into MPERRLTGYLTFEFVDVDHYTDMYHDLMVREMVYEDLDTLRQFMTFFASQTDQVERVRILSGDEYLHLMFTNPDTGENRAHDGCIQKIGRHTMGYMVRIFDVAGYFRFQTHCESPVSRSFVLALEVSDDVIAENNGTFLLEVSGNAVKLVERAQPDVTLSAEISALSSLVMGAYPLSRALALGRVTLSDPGYAADVQRAIGWSAKPVNHTYF; encoded by the coding sequence GTGCCGGAGAGGAGGCTGACGGGCTACCTTACCTTCGAGTTTGTGGATGTGGACCACTATACCGACATGTACCACGACCTGATGGTCCGCGAGATGGTCTACGAGGACCTGGATACTCTGCGCCAATTTATGACTTTCTTTGCCTCCCAGACCGACCAGGTCGAGAGGGTGCGCATCCTCTCCGGCGATGAGTACCTGCACTTGATGTTTACCAACCCCGACACCGGTGAAAACCGGGCCCATGACGGCTGTATCCAGAAGATCGGCCGACACACCATGGGCTACATGGTGCGCATCTTCGATGTGGCAGGGTATTTTCGTTTCCAGACTCACTGCGAGTCTCCCGTTAGCCGGAGCTTTGTCCTGGCCCTGGAGGTCAGCGACGATGTGATCGCGGAAAATAACGGCACGTTCCTGCTGGAGGTATCCGGAAACGCGGTGAAACTGGTCGAGCGCGCTCAGCCGGACGTAACCCTCTCCGCTGAGATATCGGCCCTCTCCTCCCTCGTCATGGGGGCATACCCACTGTCCCGGGCGCTGGCTCTGGGCAGGGTGACCCTGTCCGACCCGGGCTACGCCGCCGACGTTCAGCGGGCCATCGGCTGGAGCGCCAAGCCGGTCAACCATACTTATTTTTAA
- a CDS encoding conserved hypothetical protein (Evidence 4 : Homologs of previously reported genes of unknown function) — protein MEIRFVLPSEVEQLARNVVTSFPSKTPPSLLKNMEGELYRPDEGRYLGCFDDNGTLIGSILMMDFTLNVRGVMMPMGAAAYVSANFLHKKERIAYTLLKVLMRYYAKMGTPIGCLHPFNPAFYGNMGYGYGNENILYQPKPCYIRSFGDKSGLSFARPEDREELLDFYRAYAKRTHGATIHHFMDPHRIFDMPYAVLCRRGG, from the coding sequence ATGGAAATCAGATTCGTTCTCCCTTCAGAGGTGGAGCAGCTGGCGCGAAACGTGGTTACCTCGTTCCCGTCCAAGACGCCGCCCTCACTCCTGAAGAATATGGAAGGCGAACTGTACCGGCCGGACGAGGGGCGCTACCTCGGCTGTTTTGACGATAATGGGACCCTGATCGGTTCCATTCTGATGATGGATTTCACCCTCAACGTCAGAGGTGTGATGATGCCCATGGGGGCCGCGGCCTATGTCTCCGCCAACTTTCTTCACAAGAAGGAGCGCATCGCCTACACCCTCCTGAAGGTACTCATGCGGTACTACGCCAAAATGGGGACGCCCATCGGCTGTCTCCACCCCTTCAACCCCGCCTTTTATGGCAACATGGGGTACGGCTACGGCAACGAAAATATTCTCTACCAGCCCAAGCCCTGTTATATCCGCTCCTTCGGGGACAAGTCGGGCCTCTCCTTCGCCCGGCCCGAGGACCGTGAGGAGCTCCTGGACTTCTACCGCGCTTACGCGAAGCGGACCCACGGGGCCACCATCCATCACTTTATGGATCCCCACCGCATCTTTGATATGCCCTACGCGGTGCTGTGCCGGAGAGGAGGCTGA
- the adh gene encoding NADPH-dependent butanol dehydrogenase, translating to METFNVGTKIILGDGLGTLTAPLRRVFIVTDKFMAESGKVSYVTDRLGEGAEHRIFSDVQADPDIATVTKGVGSLMDFQPDAVVAFGGGSAIDAAKAIVFFAARERDMRDCPLIAIPTTSGTGSEVSKFAVITDREKELKYPLVEDSLLPAAAVLDAQLTASVPPAVTADTGIDVLTHAIEAFVSTSANDFSNAAAEKAIKLVRRHLLAAYGDPANLEARQGMHNASCLAGIAFSNAGLGLNHGMAHALGARFHIPHGRANGILLPYVMSFNAGCSESLTSTAKQYAQISRLLRLDSSSVRQSALNLIRTARRYMEKLSIPSTIQAAGVSGAEFEAEVRSMSEAALADRCTATNPRACTAEEIERVFHKAFIGKLP from the coding sequence ATGGAGACTTTCAACGTTGGGACGAAAATCATCTTAGGGGACGGGCTGGGCACCCTGACGGCGCCGCTGCGCCGGGTGTTCATCGTCACAGACAAATTCATGGCCGAGAGCGGCAAGGTGTCCTACGTGACGGACCGGCTGGGGGAGGGCGCGGAGCACCGCATCTTCTCCGACGTGCAGGCCGACCCGGACATTGCCACCGTCACCAAGGGGGTGGGGAGCCTGATGGACTTTCAGCCCGATGCGGTGGTGGCCTTCGGCGGCGGCTCAGCTATCGATGCGGCGAAGGCCATCGTTTTCTTCGCCGCCCGGGAGCGTGACATGCGGGACTGCCCCTTAATTGCCATCCCCACAACCAGCGGCACAGGATCTGAAGTGAGTAAATTCGCCGTTATCACTGACCGGGAGAAAGAGCTCAAGTATCCCCTGGTGGAAGACAGCCTTCTCCCCGCCGCCGCAGTGCTGGACGCCCAGCTCACCGCCAGCGTGCCCCCGGCGGTGACCGCGGATACCGGCATCGATGTGCTCACTCACGCCATCGAGGCCTTCGTCTCCACTTCCGCCAACGACTTCTCCAACGCCGCGGCTGAAAAGGCCATCAAGCTGGTGCGCCGCCACCTGCTCGCCGCCTATGGCGACCCTGCAAACCTGGAGGCCCGGCAGGGCATGCACAACGCCTCCTGCCTCGCGGGCATCGCCTTCTCAAACGCCGGCCTGGGTCTCAACCACGGTATGGCCCACGCGCTGGGCGCCCGGTTTCACATCCCCCACGGGCGGGCAAACGGGATATTGCTGCCCTATGTCATGAGTTTTAACGCCGGATGCTCGGAGAGTCTTACTTCCACCGCCAAGCAGTACGCCCAGATTTCCCGCCTGCTTCGGCTCGACAGCAGCAGTGTCCGCCAGAGCGCACTTAACCTGATCCGCACCGCCCGGCGGTACATGGAGAAGCTGAGCATCCCCTCCACCATCCAGGCCGCCGGAGTGAGCGGCGCAGAGTTCGAGGCCGAGGTGCGCTCCATGTCTGAGGCGGCGTTGGCCGATCGCTGCACCGCTACCAACCCGAGAGCCTGCACCGCGGAGGAGATTGAGCGGGTCTTCCACAAAGCCTTTATCGGGAAGCTGCCCTGA
- the ypfE gene encoding putative carboxysome-like ethanolaminosome structural protein with putative role in ethanol utilization (Evidence 3 : Function proposed based on presence of conserved amino acid motif, structural feature or limited homology; PubMedId : 10464203, 16291677; Product type ps : putative structure) produces the protein MIELDEKKRIIQEFVPGKQVTLAHVIANPNEDLYAKLGLIDVAGAIGIFTITPSEAAMIAADVATKAANVSIGFVDRFNGSLVITGDVSAVQAALTEVMNVLCVSMGFASAPITKT, from the coding sequence TTGATCGAACTTGACGAGAAGAAACGCATTATACAGGAATTCGTCCCCGGCAAGCAGGTCACGCTGGCCCACGTCATAGCAAATCCAAACGAAGACCTGTACGCAAAGCTGGGCCTGATCGACGTCGCGGGCGCCATCGGCATCTTCACTATCACCCCCAGCGAGGCCGCCATGATCGCCGCCGACGTGGCGACGAAGGCCGCCAACGTCTCCATTGGTTTCGTGGACCGCTTCAACGGTTCCCTGGTCATCACCGGGGACGTTTCCGCCGTGCAGGCGGCCCTCACCGAGGTCATGAACGTCCTGTGCGTGTCCATGGGCTTTGCCTCAGCGCCCATCACAAAGACCTGA
- the pduV gene encoding Propanediol utilization protein PduV, with amino-acid sequence MRVHGLCLSAHHKDLSMERKKRIILIGRSAAGKTTLCQRINNEELKYHKTQTVQIVNQSMIDTPGEYLERRYFRGALMVTATDADIIVLVQDATENGSMFPPAYTSSFAKPSVGVVTKKDLATPQQVENAKKYLKAAGAGELFVVSSFTGEGVDALVRHLDFL; translated from the coding sequence GTGCGTGTCCATGGGCTTTGCCTCAGCGCCCATCACAAAGACCTGAGCATGGAAAGAAAAAAGCGAATCATCCTCATTGGACGCTCCGCCGCGGGAAAGACTACTCTCTGCCAGCGCATCAACAACGAGGAATTAAAATACCACAAGACCCAGACAGTGCAGATCGTCAACCAGAGCATGATAGACACACCGGGCGAATACTTGGAGCGCCGCTATTTCCGCGGCGCGCTCATGGTGACTGCGACGGATGCGGACATCATCGTACTGGTGCAGGACGCGACGGAGAACGGGAGCATGTTCCCGCCCGCGTATACCAGCTCATTCGCAAAGCCCTCGGTGGGCGTTGTGACAAAAAAGGATCTGGCCACGCCCCAGCAGGTGGAGAACGCGAAGAAATACCTGAAGGCGGCGGGCGCGGGCGAGCTTTTTGTCGTCAGCAGCTTTACGGGCGAAGGCGTGGACGCGCTGGTCAGGCACCTGGATTTTCTCTGA